TGGACAATCACGCCATCTCTTTTTTGTACTTTCGTGAAGAAGATCGAGGATTTTATCTTGTGATGCAACTTTCATTTCTGGTGGAATTTTACGATCGATGACACCCAAGATTCGGTAGAAAATTTTTGGTCGATTATTGAATGGGTGTTTGTATTCGGGTTTAAGAGGATCTTCAATCTGATTGCGATCGAACTCCAACCCCAACTCATAACCTGATTCGGGATGCTCAATTCGATCCATCATCCATTCTAAAGCAGCATCCGATAATGCTCGTTCTTGGACATCGCCACCACCAATACATCCATGTGCGCCAGGAAACCAAACTTGATGTAAAGGTTGTTTATCATCCTCATTTCTTTGCATTGGAGTCACATCAAAAACTTGACGAATTTCATCAATAGAAACAGCATGAAGGGCATATTGAATGATAGAACTTAATTCATAATCGTAGAACGCATACTTTTTATTAATCCAATTACTGAGAAAAGGAACGATCCGAGGAACGCCAAGAGAACCAACTGTATCCCAACAACCAAGACAGGTAATTTTAGGAACTTTTTGTCTGATTTTGTCATCATCTCTTTCCTTTAATCCGTAAGCTGCTAATAATTGTTGGACTTTCTGTTGTTTTTGTGTCAAATCTTTGTCTGCTTTCGGATTATTTGTGCGTCTTCCTTGTACTTCTTCTAAGGAAAACTGAGTGCGATCGCTGTAAATTTCATGTGCTTTGTTTCTACATTCCTTAACTTTATCCTTATCTTCTTTGTATTCATAAGGGATTGGCAACCTCCGAAATAGCGCCTTTTCTTCTAGTGTCAGCGTGCGATCTCGATAAAGTTCGTAAACAAAATGTACCTCACGCATATTTTGCAGTGGTAGTAATCCTCCCGCAGAACGGATTAACCCTGCTAAACTACGTACTGTAT
The sequence above is a segment of the Phormidium ambiguum IAM M-71 genome. Coding sequences within it:
- a CDS encoding DUF2235 domain-containing protein, coding for MKKRLIVCCDGTWQKLTSPYPTNVVKITQAIKPSCSKGIPQILYYDEGVGSGNIAGKLLAKADKILGGAFGIGIDNNIEDAYRFLSLNYEPGDQIYLFGFSRGAYTVRSLAGLIRSAGGLLPLQNMREVHFVYELYRDRTLTLEEKALFRRLPIPYEYKEDKDKVKECRNKAHEIYSDRTQFSLEEVQGRRTNNPKADKDLTQKQQKVQQLLAAYGLKERDDDKIRQKVPKITCLGCWDTVGSLGVPRIVPFLSNWINKKYAFYDYELSSIIQYALHAVSIDEIRQVFDVTPMQRNEDDKQPLHQVWFPGAHGCIGGGDVQERALSDAALEWMMDRIEHPESGYELGLEFDRNQIEDPLKPEYKHPFNNRPKIFYRILGVIDRKIPPEMKVASQDKILDLLHESTKKRWRDCPDYRPNSLKKYEQELNSWGQNNH